Genomic segment of Melanotaenia boesemani isolate fMelBoe1 chromosome 10, fMelBoe1.pri, whole genome shotgun sequence:
TGAACCGTCCTCACAATGTCAAAACCAAGATGAAGCCTCCAGTTCTCAGCTGTTGCTCTGGAGTTTCTGCTGGTGGAGTATCTGTAATTCCACTCAGAGAGAGAGGACACATTACTGTCGGTGTTCTTTGCAATCCACATCCTCACCCTCTCTTCCATCTCCAGCCCCACAAACTGGTAGACCTCGTTTGTTTTGGCATTTGGGTTGAAAGCCAAGTCTTCATACCTCACTAGCAAGTAGCGTCCACGCAGCCATGCTGGTTTCTGCAGACCTGTTTCTGCAGAAGCCATCATGTCCTTACACGTGCTGGTGATCTGTGACAGGTCTACGAATCGAGGCTGCCGCCCAGTCGCGTTCCATATTTTCCAAGCACGAAACTGATCAGAAAACGCCATCATGCGTGAGGCCAGGATGGCTCTGGGGTCTCTCACCAGATGGATGATCTTCAGGTCCAGGCGTGGATCTTCTGTCAGAGTGCGCAGGTCTCCTACCTCGGGAATCCGCACGGTTTTTATGGCAACATGCCTCTTTGACAGACATGACATAGAGGCTAAAGTCAGGTTTAGTGCTCCACACTTCTTAGGACACCATGTTTCATCAGGCGGATCAGCGGCTGTGGCAGCCACCCCTTCCACGCACACGGGAGGAGAACATAGGGCGTGGCTGGAGCTCCGTCGGAAAAAAGAGCTTGTGATGTGTTCCTGGGGCTCAGGACGGATGTAATTTTCCATGAAGTGAAGATCACAAGTGTACAGATTGAGGAGGAGGTCTCTGTATGCTCCCAGCAGAGCCCGGCGGTCCAAGGTACGTCGCAGTCTGCTGCTGGAGTTGGTAAAAGCCTGTTGGACGTGATAGAGAGGTTCAAACACGTAAAAGATCCCAGGATGTTGGTTAAGAAGCTGCCCTGTGAAGGACGAGCCACTGCGTGTGGTGGCAAACAGCAGGATGTGTTTCCGAGGCAACTCTGTCGGCATCCAGTTGTCATCACACAAGGCTGCCCATCTGGAATCTGGaggtaagaaaacaaagagcgGTGTCCTTTCAGCATTACTGCTGCTTCTCATAAGAAGTTACACAGCTTTAAATTGTTGTCTTACATGTTTCTGCTATTTTGAGGTGTGATGTTATTTTGGGGGATTTTGGCCCACACTTATGTCATTCTTTAATTTACAGTTGTCTATGCccccaccacagcatttcaatCAAGCTGAAGTCCGGGTTTCGACTGGGAGGTCGCCACAGCTTGACTCTTTTACACTCTGTTGCAGTGTTTGGCAAACCTGTCCTGTTGTATGA
This window contains:
- the si:ch73-62b13.1 gene encoding carbohydrate sulfotransferase 1 isoform X1, translating into MCGSCTCMKQENSIKMKSHFVCLSLPPCRPQREGCRARGGGRMECSWKTVLLLVCASLGVQYTAIRTLRDSLSGPCQGAYRCRSRYHGDSRWAALCDDNWMPTELPRKHILLFATTRSGSSFTGQLLNQHPGIFYVFEPLYHVQQAFTNSSSRLRRTLDRRALLGAYRDLLLNLYTCDLHFMENYIRPEPQEHITSSFFRRSSSHALCSPPVCVEGVAATAADPPDETWCPKKCGALNLTLASMSCLSKRHVAIKTVRIPEVGDLRTLTEDPRLDLKIIHLVRDPRAILASRMMAFSDQFRAWKIWNATGRQPRFVDLSQITSTCKDMMASAETGLQKPAWLRGRYLLVRYEDLAFNPNAKTNEVYQFVGLEMEERVRMWIAKNTDSNVSSLSEWNYRYSTSRNSRATAENWRLHLGFDIVRTVQSLCNDTLALLGYKQVHSAADLRNLSHSLVEHRTFQPVT
- the si:ch73-62b13.1 gene encoding carbohydrate sulfotransferase 1 isoform X2, with product MREGCRARGGGRMECSWKTVLLLVCASLGVQYTAIRTLRDSLSGPCQGAYRCRSRYHGDSRWAALCDDNWMPTELPRKHILLFATTRSGSSFTGQLLNQHPGIFYVFEPLYHVQQAFTNSSSRLRRTLDRRALLGAYRDLLLNLYTCDLHFMENYIRPEPQEHITSSFFRRSSSHALCSPPVCVEGVAATAADPPDETWCPKKCGALNLTLASMSCLSKRHVAIKTVRIPEVGDLRTLTEDPRLDLKIIHLVRDPRAILASRMMAFSDQFRAWKIWNATGRQPRFVDLSQITSTCKDMMASAETGLQKPAWLRGRYLLVRYEDLAFNPNAKTNEVYQFVGLEMEERVRMWIAKNTDSNVSSLSEWNYRYSTSRNSRATAENWRLHLGFDIVRTVQSLCNDTLALLGYKQVHSAADLRNLSHSLVEHRTFQPVT
- the si:ch73-62b13.1 gene encoding carbohydrate sulfotransferase 1 isoform X3; amino-acid sequence: MECSWKTVLLLVCASLGVQYTAIRTLRDSLSGPCQGAYRCRSRYHGDSRWAALCDDNWMPTELPRKHILLFATTRSGSSFTGQLLNQHPGIFYVFEPLYHVQQAFTNSSSRLRRTLDRRALLGAYRDLLLNLYTCDLHFMENYIRPEPQEHITSSFFRRSSSHALCSPPVCVEGVAATAADPPDETWCPKKCGALNLTLASMSCLSKRHVAIKTVRIPEVGDLRTLTEDPRLDLKIIHLVRDPRAILASRMMAFSDQFRAWKIWNATGRQPRFVDLSQITSTCKDMMASAETGLQKPAWLRGRYLLVRYEDLAFNPNAKTNEVYQFVGLEMEERVRMWIAKNTDSNVSSLSEWNYRYSTSRNSRATAENWRLHLGFDIVRTVQSLCNDTLALLGYKQVHSAADLRNLSHSLVEHRTFQPVT